In a genomic window of Rhopalosiphum maidis isolate BTI-1 chromosome 4, ASM367621v3, whole genome shotgun sequence:
- the LOC113559042 gene encoding cilia- and flagella-associated protein 221-like — MNNIQASKKNIIINSEHEQVTNGSIRVTPNKCVIHFKPGHTYMQTIQLLNITDLPQIIKIKPLECKLFKFPYITTVSILPNGSWNLQFTFMTYLNQEFKSYLHLKNPTGQGNFAIELRAIPKMHSCLPKILDFGNVDIGMSVTRKLSLAPKSKPYQFRIFIPFGFEGLCVDPTCGEVLCDYPKNVTVVYTPQSYITLCIDLVLYLTGFNQKPHVITLTAVTKPKPFCHKNIKMDITIPKKKYLHSFHKTPHSDKTENDIIAFNRLTLNTILKNKGSVLDVESYKWLNPLGELDKVYRDAYLQNYKDFMVNVKCFSDKQNKKRFDILRNELNTNEEQQKSVFDKQKTKWKMYIEKLNPYENILLDDQIEPLGLRERSIRINHIDTSDFDFDPNFDDNWFIRFQLYNKFINAVKIIIIKNRLEKRLNIFKALIANNIINML, encoded by the exons atgaataatattcaagctagtaagaaaaatattattattaacagcgAACACG AACAGGTGACCAACGGATCGATACGTGTTACTCcaaataaatgtgttatacATTTCAAGCCTGGTCATACATATATgcaaacaatacaattattgaacataaCTGATTTGCcacaaatcattaaaatcaaacCTTTGGAATGTAAACTATTCAAATTTCCCTATATAACTACC gtttCTATTCTTCCCAATGGATCTTGGAATTTGCAGTTTACTTTCATGACTTATTTAAATCAGGAGTTCAAAAGttatttgcatttaaaaaatcctACTGGCCAAGGAAACTTTGCTATAGAGTTAAGAGCTATACCAAAAATGCATTCTTGTTTACCCAAGATCTTGGATTTTGGAAATGTGGATATAGGAATGAG CGTTACGAGAAAGTTGAGTCTGGCTCCTAAATCAAAACCTTATCAGTTTCGCATATTTATCCCATTCGGTTTTGAGGGATTATGTGTAGATCCAACTTGTG gtGAAGTACTTTGTGATTATCCAAAAAACGTCACAGTCGTTTATACGCCTCAATCGTATATTACTTTGTGTATTGATTTAGTATTGTACCTTACAGGATTTAATCAAAAACCACATGTTATTACTTTGACGGCGGTTACAAAACCTAAGCCTTTTtg ccacaaaaatataaaaatggatataacaataccaaaaaaaaaatatttacattcattTCATAAAACACCTCATTCAGATAAGACAGAAAATGATATCATAGCTTTTAACCGACTAACtctgaatacaattttgaagaaTAAAGGCTCAGTTTTGGATGTCGAGTCTTATAAATGGCTTA ATCCTCTTGGTGAGTTGGACAAAGTGTATCGAGATGCGTACTTACAGAATTATAAGGATTTTAtggtaaatgtaaaatgttttagcgataaacaaaacaaaaaacgttTTGATATACTTCGGAATGAACTAAACACCAACGAAGAACAGCAAAAATCTGTTTTCGACAAGCAAAAAACTAAATGGAAAATGTACATT GAAAAATTGAATCCATATGAAAACATACTACTTGATGACCAAATTGAACCGTTGGGACTTCGTGAAAGAAGTATTCGAATAAATCATATT gataCAAGTGATTTCGATTTCGACCCGAATTTCGATGATAACTGGTTTATACGATTCCaattatacaacaaatttattaacgctgtcaaaataattataattaaaaatcgtttgGAAAAGagactaaatattttcaaagcattaatagctaataacataataaatatgttgtgA